One window of the Marmota flaviventris isolate mMarFla1 chromosome 2, mMarFla1.hap1, whole genome shotgun sequence genome contains the following:
- the Pnma1 gene encoding paraneoplastic antigen Ma1 → MAMTLLEDWCRGMDVNSQRALLVWGIPVNCDEAEIEETLQAAMPQVPYRVLGRMFWREENAKAALLELTGAVDYAAIPREMPGKGGVWKVVFKPPTSDAEFLERLHLFLAREGWTVQDVARVLGFQNPVPAPGPEMPAEMLNYILDNVIQPLVESIWYKKLTLFSGRDIPGPGEETFDPWLEHTNEVIEEWQVSDVEKRRRLMESLRGPAADVIRILKTNNPAITTAECLKALEQVFGSVESSRDAQVRFLNTYQNPGEKLSAYVIRLEPLLQKVVEKGAIDKDNVNQARLEQVIAGANHSGAIRRQLWLTGAAEGPAPNLFQLLVQIREEEAKEEEEEAEAALLQLGLEGHF, encoded by the coding sequence ATGGCAATGACACTGTTGGAAGACTGGTGCAGGGGGATGGATGTGAACTCCCAGAGAGCTCTGCTGGTCTGGGGGATCCCAGTAAACTGTGATGAGGCTGAAATCGAAGAGACCCTCCAGGCTGCGATGCCTCAGGTACCCTATCGAGTACTTGGGAGAATGTTCTGGAGGGAAGAAAATGCGAAAGCAGCCTTGTTAGAGCTCACTGGGGCGGTAGATTACGCCGCGATCCCCAGGGAGATGCCAGGTAAAGGAGGAGTTTGGAAAGTGGTCTTTAAGCCCCCCACTTCCGATGCTGAGTTTTTAGAAAGGTTGCACCTCTTTCTAGCTAGAGAGGGGTGGACCGTGCAGGATGTTGCCCGTGTCCTTGGGTTTCAGAACCCTGTTCCCGCCCCAGGTCCAGAAATGCCAGCAGAGATGCTCAACTACATTTTGGATAATGTTATTCAGCCTCTTGTTGAGTCCATATGGTACAAGAAGCTGACTCTGTTCTCTGGGAGGGACATCCCTGGGCCTGGAGAGGAGACCTTTGATCCGTGGCTGGAGCACACTAATGAGGTCATAGAAGAGTGGCAGGTGTCTGATGTAGAAAAGAGGCGGCGGTTGATGGAGAGTCTGAGAGGCCCCGCCGCTGATGTTATTCGCATCCTCAAGACCAACAACCCTGCCATAACCACCGCGGAATGCCTGAAGGCGCTTGAGCAGGTGTTTGGGAGCGTGGAGAGCTCTAGGGATGCGCAGGTCAGATTTCTGAACACTTACCAGAACCCAGGAGAAAAGTTATCTGCTTATGTCATTCGTCTGGAGCCTTTGCTGCAGAAGGTGGTGGAGAAGGGGGCCATTGATAAAGATAACGTGAACCAGGCCCGCCTGGAGCAGGTCATTGCCGGGGCCAACCACAGCGGGGCCATCCGGAGGCAGCTGTGGCTGACGGGGGCTGCGGAAGGGCCGGCCCCTAACCTTTTCCAGTTGCTGGTGCAGATCCGCGAGGAGGAGgccaaggaggaagaggaggaggctgaggccgcTCTACTGCAGTTAGGCCTGGAGGGGCACTTCTAA